The uncultured Methanoregula sp. genomic sequence GGAATTCATTGGTCAGGGAAAGGGGGGCATCCCCTATTTGCGATACGGCGTCATAGACCGATGCATTTTCATAGACAAGGTCTTCTTCCGCTAACTCCTCGTACGAGAGATCCATGTGGCCTTCATCCGTAACGGCTGCTGCCGGATGCAGGATACAGATCAGGATTGCCATACAGAAGGTGACGATTATCAGGGTTCTGGTAAGAGAATGGTGCTGCATTATCATCCTCGATGTTCGGAGAATAGCAAGACTTTTCCCGCACGAGGGATATGATTTTCGCTTCTCTTCATCGGAATTTGAGAAAAATTCCCATTCTGCCGGAATACCGGCCGGGGTATGTGGGTATACTACTAAAAACCGTAACGGGGGGCAGGCAGTCCCGTGGCGGGCCCGCCGGCAGGACCGGTTTTTTTCATCGATGGAAAATGGGTGCACCCGGATCTACCGATAATCATTGTTTCCGGCAGGAATACAACCGTGCCATTATTCTATATTGGTGAGCCGCCCTTTCAGTTCCCCGGCACCTTCTTTTCTCGCAACCATCAGTGCCGAGATGACGGCATCCGAGAAGACGAGCGCAACGGTCTCAAACAACGTACCCAGCGGGGCAAACGCTGATGCTGTTGACCGGTATTGCCCCGTCATCTGCCGTTCCTCGAACGTGGCCGTGTCTTTACGGTAATACCCGGTGAGATCGCCGAGGTTCACCACGCAGTCTGCGTTCCGGCTCATTGTCGAGTCTGCTGATGCAGTTACCAGGCAGACGCTTCCCCCCAGATCCTTGACCGTGTTGCAGAACGTAGCCATGATATGCGTCTCACCCGACCCTGAAAATACGACCAGGATGTCGCCTTTCTGGAGGGCAGGAGTGATAGTCTCCCCGACAACGTAGACATCAAATCCCAAATGAAGCAGCCGCATGGCGAACGCCCGGGCTATGATCCCGGACCGGCCCGCCCCGGCTACATAGATCCGTTTTGCCGCCAGTATCCGGTGAAAGAATGCCGAGGTCTCGGCCTTATCGATCAGAACAGACGTCTTTTTGATTGATTCTGCCATCTGTTCCATGAAGCGTGGAATATCCAGGAATTCTTCGGTCATTGGTATGCAGGGATGTATAGCCCGATCCGTAATGAGGATGTCGATGCCATGGCTGCCGGGGAATTTTCATGAGTGCAGGGGGGTCGGGCAGGTTTTTTTGCTTTCCGGTCCCCCTTCACGGCCAGAGAATTTACCCATATATTTCCGGCATCTTCACAGCGGCAATAATTTGCCGTGGATTTACCGGAAGCTTCCATCTGGCCCGACCGCTGCATACATTGTACACCATGCGACCCCCCACCCCCCTCCTGAAAAAATGAAGCAATTTCCAGGCAAAATAACAACGGAGATTCACGTTGGAATGGCAACCCTGTTTTGCAGGGGGTCAGGCAGTGTACAAATACGTATCCGACGATTCTGCGGGTAGAGGCGGTACGGTTGTCCGGGAGATCGGGGCACCAGCCGGTCAGGGAACCTGAATGTGAACATAGGGCTTTCCGCCATATTAAAAAAGAGTGAGATAACCGGGACGGTGAATAAATGCCAGCTTACCCGATATACGAGAGCTCTTCGTCTTTCTGGAGTTTCTCGCCCTCGACAAGCCCCTCGATGACCTTCTCCATCTCGGATGCACGCTCGTTGAGCCGTGTGGGGTCGACCGGTACTTCGATAAGTTTCGAGAGGGTTGCAAGAACGGAGGCTGCGGCCATGGGGTCCACGAGATATCCGCTCGTCTCGCCCATCAGGCAGACCGCATCGATCCCGCGCCCGGCCGAGAGACCGAGCATCAGGCCGGCTGCCCCGATGATCCCTCCCCCGGGTTCATCGCGGTCGAAACGGACACCGGCTGCTTCAAGATCGGGACGGAGCTCAGCCCGGTTCATGGCACCCAGCACGCGGGGTTCGTTCACGAGATGGCCCACGCCAAACCCGCCAAGCGTGTAGATCCGCTTTACTTTCAGTTCTTCGGCAATCTCGCAGTATGCATCCGCCAGCAGGTAATGCCCCTCGTTCGAAGTGCTCTGGTGGTCCCCGACCAGGAAAACGATGTTCTTTCCATCGCCCTGGTACAGGAAGAGCTCGTTTCTTGCGAGCCGCACAAAGCCGGATTCATCCAGGATGACCTGGGGGGGAAGGTAGATCGAGTGAAGCTCGCCTATCTTCTCTGCCCCGAGCATGTGGATCATATACTCGGCCACGAGCTTGCCTACCTGGCCGATACCGGGAAGTCCCTCTATCAGAATGGGATCGACCAGTGTCTTCTCTTTGAAACTGTCGAAATACCGGATTGTTATATCCTCAATCATGCTTTGCCATCCTCCGGTATTTCCCGTATTTGTCTTCAGGAGAGAACCGTGCCGGGTGGGCTACTGTTGTCGGCCTGCCGCAGACCGGGCAGGTGGGAGAAAGAGTATAGGTATGATCTGCTGTGCAGTGACGGATTCGCCCGCTCATCAGCTCTTCCCGGACTTTGGCTTCTTGACGAGCTTGCCTTCACCGCCGGCCTTCTCGACAACGGCGATAGCGGCATTTGCTGCCTTCTCGATAGCCTTCTCGGCCTTCTTGTAATCAGGGGCAATGACCTTTATGCGGTAGGTGGGTGCACCGATATAGAGGAGCTCGATTGCGACCCCGGCAATCTTCTGGTCGGCACCCGCTTTCTTGAGGGCGTTTTTGATGACCGTGATGCCGTCTGGCTCCGTGCAGGTCAGGTGCAGGTGCCCGGTCACTTCCACGTGAGGGACCTTCACACTCTCCTGTGCAACTTTCAGGAGGATCTCGGTGATCTTCTTTGAGAAGCCGAGTTTCTTGAGCGTAGTCTCGGGCTCGATCACGATATCTTCAAAGACCGGGTAAAACGCCCCGTACTTCTTGAAAATAACGTCCTCGATCTCCACAGCGGATTCACCCGTCTGTTCGGCAACGAACCCGAGCCATTTCTGGGCTTTGGATTCGTTCTTCCACTCGCGGATCTTCTCGCGGCGCTGGTGCTCGTTAACGTCCTTTAAGGAAAGATCAATATGGCCACGGCTCCGGTCGACGTTGAGAACCTTGCAGACGATCTTCTGGCCCTCCCGGATGTGGTCACGGATGTACTTGATCCAGCCCGTTGCAATCTCAGAGATGGGGATGAGCCCCTGGCGGCCACCATACTCATCCAGCGAAACGAACGCTACGAAATCCTTGACGTTCTCGACTGTGCAGACGACAAGTTCTGATTCCTGTGGCCACTCTCTGTCCTGCATGGGAGGTCTCACTTGAGCTCTGAGACGATCTCAGCCTTGAAGTTTGCCTTGCCGCCGGTGGGGGTTGCAAGGTCGTGCCCGCAGACAACGCACTTGACAACCGTGCTTGCTTTCTCAAAGACTGTCTGTTCATTCTCACAGTCTGGACACTTTACTTTGTAGAATTTACTCCGGTTTTCCCGAATCTGGCTTACCATGCTTGCTCACTCCGTCAGCTCAAACTTTGCGACACGGTAACCCTTGCGCAGGTGCGCCTTTTTGCAGGTAACACAGCGGTACCGGACGTTGATCTTCTTCGTCGGCTTGTCGCCGCCGGGCACCTTGGAAAATTTACCCATGTTGCCTACTTTGCCTCTCCGTGCCTTCTGGCGGTCAATCCAGTGGAGGCCCGTGGTTTTGCCTTTCTTTACCTTCTCGACCTCGTGTACCTGGTGGGTCCGGCAGAAAGGACAATAGGTTGTGAATTTCGCTGGCATTTTCATAAAATTTTCACCGATAATGTTGATATCGAATACCAATATTATTTGCAAAGATTGATATTTAAGACTATGTTGCGCTCGGATAGGACCGCAGCATTCCGCTCAGGAAGCGTCACTATATCTCCCTTTGAGAGGGTATAAATCCTCCCATCAACTCCCATGAACGATTCCATGTCCGAAAGAACCCGGACAAGGGCGCAGGGGTGGGTGAGGGGAGCATCTGCTCTTATGGGTTCGGGAGAAGGCCCGGCCTGTTCCTCATCCATGAACAGCGCGGGTTCACCGGACTCCTCGTCCTCTGCTTCCGGGGTTACGGCCGGATGCGCGTGCACTGCGTGCGGGAGCAGCGGGGCATTTTTCAGGAGTATGTCCTGGCTCTGTTCGATGCTTGTGGTAATCTCCTCGAACATCGCCTTCTCGGCCGGGATCATCCGTTTCACCTCTTCGCGGTCGTAATAGTTCCCTTCCGCGTGCATGATGGTGAGCGCGATGATCTTGCGGGACCGGATGGCAAAAAGGTCCTGAAGGGTCTGCCGGATCGCAAGGGTCTCATCGATATGGGCACGGGCATCGTCGGAGAACGGGTCCTCGAACTCGTACACCTTTTTTGTTATCGCTGACAGTTCCCGGTGACCTTTTTCGAAGATGTCCGGGGCTACTGATGTAAGCCTCCCCGTTTCCCGCTCGGAGAGGAGGATGCTGCGCAGGTCGTCAAGTATCATGGTCTGCCTGAATTAAGCGATCTCCGCCATGCCGCGGCAGCAGAGGAATACCGCCACTGCTTCCGGTACTGTAGTGATGCCTTTTTGGAGCTCATAAGTACTTCCGAGCATCGGCATCTTCATGGAGAATTTAAGGTCCACCCGGACATCCCGTGTGCCAAAGACCACTGCGTCCACGAGAGGATCGAAGTCTGCAAGATCGCGGAGCTCGAGAGGCTGGACCCGCATGCCGCTGCCGCCATGGAGGGATGTCGGCATACGGATCAGCCGTTTTGTGTCGGTCGTGACCGGTTCATCGGCAAGGGCGGCCCGGGTAAGCAGGCGTTTTCTGAACTCCCCCTCGGGCTGGCTGACGAGTGCCTGGAGAACCCGGTTCCTGAAGATCATGCCGGTCGGCCGCTTTTCAATATCACCTGCAATCTCCCCGTGTTTTTTTAAGAACGTTCCCGCCGACTCTTTTCCTATCCCTTCGAGAGACGTGAGGAATGTCAGGGCTTCGTCTTCCGGCAGGCTTCCGATCCATCGGATCGTCTCAAGGAGCGCCTCACGGTAGCGTTTTGGCCACCCTGGTAACTGCGGGGTTTTACCCGAGAGCATGGCAGAGGGATCGATCCCGATCCCGCAGACGTAATCGATCAGTTCCCGGCGCTCGGCGCTGCCCCACCCCCGGAACGCGATGTCCTTGACATGGACATGGTACCCGCGTCCCCCCGAGAATACGAGTTCGAGCGTCTTTGGATCCATCCCGAATTCATCGGTGAGCATGGAAAGAAGTTTCTGCACCTCTTCCTTGACCCGGGCCAGCATCTGGTCGTACGGACCCCGCACGATATGGTCGGCATCGAGATCAAAGATGAGATCGGCCCCGAGCCAGTGCTTCTCCGCCATTGTCCCGGCATCCGGCTTCTCGTAATACGCTGTCGAGTAGTAAGTGTGCTGGGGGATGAGGTTCCGGATGTAATCCCCGAGTTCGTCCCGGCTGGAAAAACCCACATGGCGCCGCATGCGCATATCCGTGGAACCTGCCTGGAAGAGGACAAAACCCCATTCGCGCTGCTCAAGCGATGAGGGTGCCGGGAGAACCGCCTTCCGGTAATACTCGGTAAATCGCTGGCGGAGGAATTCGGTTGTGGCCGGGTTCATACGAGCTCCCTGATCATATAAGGCCCTCTGCGTTCATAACCCATCTTACGATAATAGGGGCGCACGCCGATGCCGCTCATGATCGCGAGCCGGTCAAAGCCGGCATCTCTTGCGGTCTCTTCAGCCCGCCCGATCAGCACACGCCCGTAACTGCGGTGCTGCCACTCCTCGGATTCCGCATCTTTCCCGACTGAGACAAGGCTGCCGTACACGTGGAGTTCCCGCAGGAGCGCAGCACCTTCAAGTTCCGGCCTGAAGACCGATGACGGGAACCTGAGCCTTGTGAACCCGATGAGCGAATCACCCGAAACGGCCGAGATGAAATGTTCTGTTCCCCCGCAGGCCTCATACTTCAGGACCTGCAGTTCTGATTCAACTACGGATGGCAGCCTCCCGATCTCACGGCAGCGGATGCAGCGGCAGTGCCGCCCTGTTGCCTTGAGCCGGTTCTGGGCCAGCTGCCGGAAGTTGGAGTGCCGTGAACCGGCAACGATCAGTTTTGCCGGGATGTCCCGCTGGATCCGCTGGAGCCGGGTGAATTCCGGGATCAGGGACTTGGCATACGCGATGAGATCCACCAGTTCGTCCTCGTTATAGGGTGAATAGATCCCCCGTTCCCAGTGCTCCTCGATCTCGGAGCCCGGGGTGACGAGCGTCGGGTAAATCTTGAGGAAATCAGGTTTGAACCGGGGATCTGCAAAGATCGTCTCGAACATCCGTCGGTCAGATTCGATCGTCGAATGCGGGAGGTTGGGCATCATGTGAAACCCGACCTTGAGGCCGGCATCCCGTAGGAGGGTGTTTGCCTCCACGGTGTCTGCGACCGTGCATCCCCGACGGTTGTACGAGAGGATCTCGTCGTCCACATGCTGGACGCCGAGTTCGACCTTGGTCACGCCGAGGTCAAGCATCCGTTCGATGTGCTCCCGCCGGCACCAGTCCGGCCGGGTCTCAAAGGTTATTGCAATGCAGCGGATGGAAGATGTCTCGTTTCCAGCCTCGACTTCGGTGACCGGAAGCGGGGTGGGGGAGGGAGCGCCTCCCGGGTAGGTGTTCATCGCCTCGATGCAGCGCGAGACAAACTCTTCCTGGTACTCTTCCGGTCTCGCGGTCATCGTCCCGCCCATCACGATCAGCTCCACCTTGTCCACGCGGTGGCCGAGGATCTCGAACTGTTCGAGCCTTGCATGCACCTGACGGAACGGGTCGAATTCGTGCTCCCGCGCCCGTTTCGCTGCTGGTTCTTCCCCCGTATAACTCTGGGGGGAATGGAACGGGTGATCGGGACCCCCGGGGCAGGGCAGGCACTTGCCATGCGGGCAGGGGTACGGTGAGGTCATCACGGCTACCGGTGCAACTCCCGACAGGGTCCGGGTCGGCTTGACCATCAGGATCTTCCTTAAGACCTCCCGCTCCTCCGGTCCGGCAGCTGCAAGGATTGCAGAATTTTTCGGTACCGCAGACAACCCGTACTTCCGGCAGATATCTATCTTGACCGCAACGATCGCTGCGTCACCGGGCGGAAGGCTGAGGATGCGGGAGATGATCTCCCGGAATGCCAGCGCTTCATCCATAACGATTAATGTTCGGCTGCAACTTTGGGGGATGCAGGTTCAGAAGAGTAGTTCACCACGGGAATGGAATGTCCGTGGATATGGGTTACAATCTCGTCACCAAGGGTGAGGAGAGCGTCTTTGTGGGCTTTCTTGTCCTTATGGATATGGACAGGTGAAATTTCAAGGGAATTGTACCGTTCAGTTCCTACTTCTTCGTTGGTGATGCCTTCGTAATACTTTTTGATGTGGATCATCAGCATATGTAAATGCAGTAGCTCTTCCTTTTGCACACTATCACCTTCTCTAAACTGATCCTTTTTTTTATGGTGCAGATATACCTTATTGGTGAGATTTATAACAGGTCAGATGCGGCACGTGGGATCTCTTGTTGCGCTCGCAATTGGCGATTCTTTGGGTGCGCCTTTGGAAGGATCTCCTCATTTCGGGCCCTGGATGACAGAAATGCGTCCCGGTGGGCGTCATTTCCGGATAAAAGGTGAGGTGACCGATGACACGCTGCAGGCCGTTGCTGTCGCGGAATCGCTTGGTGCATGCAGGGGCTTTGACCAAAAAGACCTTATATCGCGTCTTATTTCCGGGTACAAAAAACGACCTGAATGGTACGGCCCGACTTCATCAATGTTCTTTTCTCTGGTGCAGTCCGGGACCCTGCCGCACCTGGCCGCACGACTTGTCCACAAACGGCGTGGCAGCAGCCGGTCCAACGGGAGCGTTATGAGGGGGTTCCCCGTGGGAATCTTCTACCCTGCAACCCGGGTTTATGAAATGAGTCTTGCCTGCTCCCGGGTCACGCACGTTGACCCGGTCGCGGGCCACTGTTCAGGGTTCCTCAATACGATGGTCAGCGACATGTGCCGGGGCATCCCGCGGAAAACAGCGTTCCGGCATGCCCGGGCGCTCTGTACAGATATTGAAGTGCATGCGGTGCTTGGCAGTTATGAAGAATACACTATTATACCCGGCCTGGATGCGGTCGAGTGTTCACATGCAGCCCTCTCCTGTTTCATGAACGCAAAAACTCTGGAGAATGCTCTCCTTTCAGCCATCAATCTTGGCGGGGATGCCGATACGGTCGGGGCATGCACCGGGGCGCTGGCCGGGGCCTTCTGGGGGCTGGATGCAATCCCTCTCCGGTGGAGGCGGGATCTCGAAGGATATGAGGAACTTGTCCTGCTGGCGGAGAGGGTCTGGACGGGACGTGTGGACCGGTGAAACCGGATCTGTTCGAGAAACAACCGTGTTTTATGTAAACCGGTTTCTGATTGTACTGTTTTTCAGTGGGGCTGCTGCAACGTTTTACTTGTGGCTATATCTCCGGTTGACCGTTTTGCTGGTGCACTTCCTCGCCTCCCGTATAAAAACACAAGTTATTAGAACTCTGTAAAAAAAGGTAGACTCATTCACAGTGTTATTGGGTTTATTCGGTATTTGGGCATGGTGTGGATATGAAGAATTCCCGTTCAGAAGAAGCAGTATCGGCAGTCATCAGCATAGTCCTGATTATTGCCGTTGTCGTCATCCTTGGAGCCGTAGTCGGAATGGTTGCGCTCGGCACAATCGGTGGAACGCAGGGGAACGCCAAATCGGTGCTGGTCTCGGCCAACAAAGGCAGCTCCGGGATCGTATTCACGGTCCAGGGGGGTATGGATCTGCGGTCGGTCACGTCGCTCGACCTTGTCTCGGGAAGCACGCTAACCAACTGCACGGGCAGTGCTCCCAAGGTTGGCCAGGGCTGCACGGTTGGAACGGACAGTAACGGCCGGACGGTGATGGTAGCCGCGTTTACGGACGGCTCCAAGCAGGTGGTATTTGACAAGAACTGGGGATCCATAATAAGCGGAGGCAATTATGGAACAGCTTCTCTAACCCATGTCTCTGGTACTACGTATCGTCTTATCATTACAAGAGGACCCGATGCCGACAAGGTCACTTCATGGACGGTGTATGCCAATCTCGTGGCTTATGGCCCGTACACGGTGACCTATCCGGGATCGATTCCGGATCTCGATAACACTGCTGTCGCCGGTGACACATATACCACATTCAAAATTGTGTTGCATATCAATGACGGGTCGGATGCAGTCCTCGTCGATCAGACGGTGACCTGACCGGGCAGCAGCGGGAGAACTGCTGCCATACTGTCTTCTTTTTGGCAAACTCCCAGAGTCTGTCTGTCGGATCAATCCTGGTACCCGGTGGGACCCTCCCCTTCGGAAACGTACCTGCCTCCTGTGTTGTGGGAGAGCCACTGTGCATGGTTTGCTCACGAGATCCCGGGTTGAATGTTCAACAAAATTATTAAAATCCCGGAAAGAGAAGACGCAATCACA encodes the following:
- the hxlB gene encoding 6-phospho-3-hexuloisomerase; this translates as MTEEFLDIPRFMEQMAESIKKTSVLIDKAETSAFFHRILAAKRIYVAGAGRSGIIARAFAMRLLHLGFDVYVVGETITPALQKGDILVVFSGSGETHIMATFCNTVKDLGGSVCLVTASADSTMSRNADCVVNLGDLTGYYRKDTATFEERQMTGQYRSTASAFAPLGTLFETVALVFSDAVISALMVARKEGAGELKGRLTNIE
- a CDS encoding proteasome assembly chaperone family protein, which gives rise to MIEDITIRYFDSFKEKTLVDPILIEGLPGIGQVGKLVAEYMIHMLGAEKIGELHSIYLPPQVILDESGFVRLARNELFLYQGDGKNIVFLVGDHQSTSNEGHYLLADAYCEIAEELKVKRIYTLGGFGVGHLVNEPRVLGAMNRAELRPDLEAAGVRFDRDEPGGGIIGAAGLMLGLSAGRGIDAVCLMGETSGYLVDPMAAASVLATLSKLIEVPVDPTRLNERASEMEKVIEGLVEGEKLQKDEELSYIG
- a CDS encoding RNA-protein complex protein Nop10, which codes for MSGRIRHCTADHTYTLSPTCPVCGRPTTVAHPARFSPEDKYGKYRRMAKHD
- a CDS encoding translation initiation factor IF-2 subunit alpha, with the protein product MQDREWPQESELVVCTVENVKDFVAFVSLDEYGGRQGLIPISEIATGWIKYIRDHIREGQKIVCKVLNVDRSRGHIDLSLKDVNEHQRREKIREWKNESKAQKWLGFVAEQTGESAVEIEDVIFKKYGAFYPVFEDIVIEPETTLKKLGFSKKITEILLKVAQESVKVPHVEVTGHLHLTCTEPDGITVIKNALKKAGADQKIAGVAIELLYIGAPTYRIKVIAPDYKKAEKAIEKAANAAIAVVEKAGGEGKLVKKPKSGKS
- a CDS encoding 30S ribosomal protein S27e — protein: MVSQIRENRSKFYKVKCPDCENEQTVFEKASTVVKCVVCGHDLATPTGGKANFKAEIVSELK
- a CDS encoding 50S ribosomal protein L44e; this encodes MKMPAKFTTYCPFCRTHQVHEVEKVKKGKTTGLHWIDRQKARRGKVGNMGKFSKVPGGDKPTKKINVRYRCVTCKKAHLRKGYRVAKFELTE
- the priS gene encoding DNA primase catalytic subunit PriS — translated: MNPATTEFLRQRFTEYYRKAVLPAPSSLEQREWGFVLFQAGSTDMRMRRHVGFSSRDELGDYIRNLIPQHTYYSTAYYEKPDAGTMAEKHWLGADLIFDLDADHIVRGPYDQMLARVKEEVQKLLSMLTDEFGMDPKTLELVFSGGRGYHVHVKDIAFRGWGSAERRELIDYVCGIGIDPSAMLSGKTPQLPGWPKRYREALLETIRWIGSLPEDEALTFLTSLEGIGKESAGTFLKKHGEIAGDIEKRPTGMIFRNRVLQALVSQPEGEFRKRLLTRAALADEPVTTDTKRLIRMPTSLHGGSGMRVQPLELRDLADFDPLVDAVVFGTRDVRVDLKFSMKMPMLGSTYELQKGITTVPEAVAVFLCCRGMAEIA
- a CDS encoding tRNA uridine(34) 5-carboxymethylaminomethyl modification radical SAM/GNAT enzyme Elp3, with the translated sequence MDEALAFREIISRILSLPPGDAAIVAVKIDICRKYGLSAVPKNSAILAAAGPEEREVLRKILMVKPTRTLSGVAPVAVMTSPYPCPHGKCLPCPGGPDHPFHSPQSYTGEEPAAKRAREHEFDPFRQVHARLEQFEILGHRVDKVELIVMGGTMTARPEEYQEEFVSRCIEAMNTYPGGAPSPTPLPVTEVEAGNETSSIRCIAITFETRPDWCRREHIERMLDLGVTKVELGVQHVDDEILSYNRRGCTVADTVEANTLLRDAGLKVGFHMMPNLPHSTIESDRRMFETIFADPRFKPDFLKIYPTLVTPGSEIEEHWERGIYSPYNEDELVDLIAYAKSLIPEFTRLQRIQRDIPAKLIVAGSRHSNFRQLAQNRLKATGRHCRCIRCREIGRLPSVVESELQVLKYEACGGTEHFISAVSGDSLIGFTRLRFPSSVFRPELEGAALLRELHVYGSLVSVGKDAESEEWQHRSYGRVLIGRAEETARDAGFDRLAIMSGIGVRPYYRKMGYERRGPYMIRELV
- a CDS encoding UPF0058 family protein encodes the protein MQKEELLHLHMLMIHIKKYYEGITNEEVGTERYNSLEISPVHIHKDKKAHKDALLTLGDEIVTHIHGHSIPVVNYSSEPASPKVAAEH
- a CDS encoding ADP-ribosylglycohydrolase family protein — its product is MRFITGQMRHVGSLVALAIGDSLGAPLEGSPHFGPWMTEMRPGGRHFRIKGEVTDDTLQAVAVAESLGACRGFDQKDLISRLISGYKKRPEWYGPTSSMFFSLVQSGTLPHLAARLVHKRRGSSRSNGSVMRGFPVGIFYPATRVYEMSLACSRVTHVDPVAGHCSGFLNTMVSDMCRGIPRKTAFRHARALCTDIEVHAVLGSYEEYTIIPGLDAVECSHAALSCFMNAKTLENALLSAINLGGDADTVGACTGALAGAFWGLDAIPLRWRRDLEGYEELVLLAERVWTGRVDR
- a CDS encoding type IV pilin yields the protein MKNSRSEEAVSAVISIVLIIAVVVILGAVVGMVALGTIGGTQGNAKSVLVSANKGSSGIVFTVQGGMDLRSVTSLDLVSGSTLTNCTGSAPKVGQGCTVGTDSNGRTVMVAAFTDGSKQVVFDKNWGSIISGGNYGTASLTHVSGTTYRLIITRGPDADKVTSWTVYANLVAYGPYTVTYPGSIPDLDNTAVAGDTYTTFKIVLHINDGSDAVLVDQTVT